A window of Halomonas sp. H10-9-1 contains these coding sequences:
- the truB gene encoding tRNA pseudouridine(55) synthase TruB, giving the protein MARRRRGLPVNGVLLLDKPAGMSSNHALQRARRLFQAQKAGHTGTLDPMATGLLPVCFGEATKFSAHLLASDKVYRTRVELGVVTDTGDAEGEVVERREVPALTVADVEAVLAGFHGEIEQVPPMYSALKHQGRKLYELAREGKSVERAARRVTVYDARLIAFEGSAFELEVAVSKGTYVRTLAEDIGRALGTGAHISVLRRLATGPFGAEGMLTLEALAALPDQAAREATLLPVDILAAHLPRLEVEAAAARRLTQGQSARVDASGIAAGETARLYCDGAFLGLGAVTTPQEVAPKRLLSTAAD; this is encoded by the coding sequence ATGGCGCGTCGACGTCGCGGCCTGCCGGTCAACGGGGTGTTGCTGCTGGACAAGCCCGCGGGCATGTCCAGCAATCATGCGCTGCAACGGGCACGGCGGCTGTTCCAGGCCCAGAAGGCGGGCCACACCGGCACCCTGGACCCCATGGCCACCGGGCTGTTGCCGGTGTGCTTCGGCGAGGCGACCAAGTTTTCTGCCCACCTGCTGGCGTCCGACAAGGTCTACCGCACCCGGGTGGAACTGGGGGTGGTGACCGATACCGGCGACGCCGAGGGTGAGGTGGTCGAGCGGCGGGAAGTGCCGGCGTTGACCGTCGCCGATGTGGAGGCGGTTCTCGCGGGATTCCATGGCGAGATCGAGCAGGTGCCGCCGATGTATTCGGCGCTCAAGCACCAGGGCCGCAAGCTCTACGAACTGGCGCGGGAGGGCAAGTCGGTCGAGCGTGCAGCACGGCGCGTGACGGTGTATGATGCGCGGCTCATTGCCTTCGAGGGCAGTGCCTTCGAGCTGGAAGTGGCGGTCAGCAAGGGAACCTACGTGCGCACCCTGGCCGAGGATATCGGCCGCGCCCTGGGCACTGGCGCGCATATCAGTGTGCTGCGTCGCCTGGCCACCGGCCCCTTCGGCGCCGAGGGCATGCTGACCCTCGAGGCGTTGGCGGCACTGCCCGACCAGGCCGCCCGGGAAGCGACGCTGCTACCGGTGGACATCCTGGCAGCGCATCTGCCCCGCCTCGAGGTCGAGGCCGCGGCGGCCCGGCGGCTGACCCAGGGTCAGTCGGCCCGGGTGGATGCCAGCGGCATCGCCGCCGGCGAGACGGCAAGACTCTACTGCGACGGGGCCTTCCTGGGCCTCGGCGCGGTAACGACGCCACAGGAGGTGGCGCCGAAACGGCTGCTGAGTACTGCGGCCGACTAG
- the pnp gene encoding polyribonucleotide nucleotidyltransferase produces the protein MNPVKKTFQYGRSTVTLETGRIARQATGAVMVTMDDTVVLCTVVARKEANPAQPFFPLSVHYQEKTYAVGKIPGGFFKREGRPTEKETLTSRLIDRPIRPLFPKGFMNEVQVVCTVLSTDRNHDPDIAALLGTSAALAISGVPFNGPIGAARVGFDEEKGYFLNPTVEELATSELDMVVAGTEKAVLMVESEADELLEDEMLGAVLYGHMEMQVAIQAINELVAEAGKPKWGWQPPAENAALKAAVAEAFEARVGEAYRITDKMQRQDALSALKAEAVEQLAGEGEGKFDSDEVKGAFSGLEKRVVRARVVKGEPRIDGRDHKTVRPLDIEVGSLPKTHGSAIFTRGETQAIVVATLGTLRDSQLIESLEGERKDRFLLHYNFPPYSVGEAGFMGGPKRREIGHGRLARRGVQAMLPDEADFPYTIRVVSEITESNGSSSMASVCGSSLALMDAGVPMKAPVAGIAMGLVKDADGFAVLTDILGDEDHLGDMDFKVAGSTEGVTALQMDIKIEGINEEIMEQALQQAYDARQQILEQMNAVIAQSRAEVSENAPAMATIKIAPDKIRDVIGKGGATIRKICEDTGASIDLDDDGTVRIYAEDKSAAKAAIDTVLAITAEPEIGKLYRGKVVRIADFGAFVNIMPGTDGLVHISQIVPERVNDVRDFLNEGDEPIVKVLDIDNRNRVKLTIKEITPEEKAAFEAEAVAEPEL, from the coding sequence GTGAATCCGGTCAAGAAGACATTTCAGTACGGTCGCAGCACCGTCACCCTGGAAACCGGGCGTATCGCCCGCCAGGCCACCGGTGCCGTGATGGTCACCATGGACGATACCGTGGTGCTGTGCACCGTGGTTGCCAGGAAGGAGGCCAATCCGGCCCAGCCGTTCTTCCCGCTCTCCGTCCACTATCAGGAGAAGACCTACGCGGTCGGCAAGATTCCCGGCGGCTTCTTCAAGCGCGAGGGGCGTCCCACCGAGAAGGAGACCCTGACCTCGCGGCTGATCGACCGCCCGATCCGCCCGCTCTTCCCCAAGGGCTTCATGAACGAGGTGCAGGTCGTCTGTACCGTGCTCTCTACCGACCGCAACCATGACCCGGATATCGCGGCGCTGCTGGGTACCTCTGCGGCCCTGGCCATCTCCGGCGTACCCTTCAACGGTCCCATCGGGGCGGCCCGCGTCGGCTTCGACGAAGAGAAGGGCTACTTCCTCAACCCCACTGTCGAGGAGCTCGCCACCTCCGAGCTTGATATGGTCGTTGCCGGTACCGAGAAGGCGGTGCTGATGGTGGAGTCCGAGGCTGATGAGCTGCTCGAGGACGAGATGCTCGGCGCGGTGCTCTACGGCCATATGGAGATGCAGGTCGCGATCCAGGCGATCAACGAGCTGGTCGCCGAGGCGGGCAAGCCGAAGTGGGGCTGGCAGCCGCCGGCGGAGAATGCCGCGCTCAAGGCCGCCGTGGCCGAGGCTTTTGAGGCCCGCGTGGGCGAGGCCTATCGCATCACCGACAAGATGCAGCGCCAGGACGCCCTCTCCGCCCTCAAGGCCGAGGCGGTCGAGCAGCTCGCCGGCGAGGGCGAGGGCAAGTTCGACAGCGATGAGGTGAAGGGCGCCTTCTCGGGCCTGGAGAAGCGTGTGGTGCGTGCGCGCGTGGTCAAGGGTGAGCCGCGCATCGACGGCCGCGACCACAAGACCGTGCGCCCGCTGGATATCGAGGTTGGCAGCCTGCCCAAGACCCACGGTTCGGCGATCTTCACCCGCGGCGAGACCCAGGCCATCGTGGTGGCGACCCTGGGCACCCTGCGCGACTCCCAGCTGATCGAGTCGCTGGAGGGCGAGCGCAAGGATCGCTTCCTGCTGCACTACAACTTTCCTCCCTACAGCGTGGGCGAGGCCGGCTTCATGGGCGGGCCCAAGCGTCGCGAGATCGGTCACGGACGCCTGGCACGTCGCGGTGTGCAGGCGATGCTGCCCGACGAGGCGGACTTCCCCTACACCATCCGCGTGGTCTCCGAGATCACCGAGTCCAACGGCTCCAGCTCCATGGCGTCCGTGTGTGGCTCCTCGCTGGCCCTGATGGATGCCGGCGTGCCGATGAAGGCCCCGGTGGCGGGCATCGCCATGGGCCTGGTCAAGGATGCCGACGGCTTCGCCGTGCTCACCGATATCCTCGGCGACGAGGATCACCTCGGCGACATGGACTTCAAGGTGGCCGGCAGCACCGAGGGTGTCACCGCCCTGCAGATGGACATCAAGATCGAGGGCATCAACGAGGAGATCATGGAGCAGGCGTTGCAGCAGGCCTACGACGCCCGCCAGCAGATCCTCGAGCAGATGAATGCGGTGATCGCCCAGAGCCGCGCCGAGGTCTCCGAGAACGCCCCCGCCATGGCGACCATCAAGATCGCCCCGGACAAGATCCGCGATGTCATCGGCAAGGGCGGCGCCACCATCCGCAAGATCTGCGAGGACACCGGCGCCTCCATCGACCTGGACGACGACGGCACCGTGCGCATCTACGCCGAGGACAAGTCGGCGGCCAAGGCGGCCATCGACACCGTGCTGGCGATCACCGCCGAGCCCGAGATCGGCAAGCTCTACCGCGGCAAGGTGGTGCGCATCGCCGACTTCGGCGCCTTCGTCAACATCATGCCGGGTACCGACGGGCTGGTGCATATCTCCCAGATCGTGCCGGAACGGGTCAACGACGTGCGCGACTTCCTCAACGAGGGCGATGAGCCCATCGTCAAGGTGCTCGATATCGACAACCGCAACCGGGTGAAGCTCACCATCAAGGAGATCACTCCGGAGGAGAAGGCGGCGTTCGAGGCCGAAGCGGTCGCCGAGCCCGAGCTATAA
- the rpsO gene encoding 30S ribosomal protein S15: MALTAEQKASIVNEFGRGDNDTGSPEVQVALLSANIDGLQDHFKTNKQDHHSRRGLIRMVNQRRKLLDYLKRKDFERYQALIQRLGLRR, translated from the coding sequence ATGGCACTTACCGCCGAACAGAAGGCCTCAATCGTCAACGAATTCGGTCGTGGCGACAACGATACCGGTTCCCCCGAAGTGCAGGTTGCCCTGCTGAGCGCCAACATCGATGGCCTGCAGGACCACTTCAAGACCAACAAGCAGGATCACCACTCCCGTCGTGGTCTGATCCGCATGGTCAACCAGCGCCGCAAGCTGCTGGACTACCTGAAGCGCAAGGACTTCGAGCGCTATCAGGCACTGATTCAGCGTCTCGGCCTGCGTCGCTAA